One window of Campylobacter sp. RM12651 genomic DNA carries:
- a CDS encoding metallophosphoesterase yields MLVLKEGAIFIADVHYDSTRLDFVDFIDFLKKTNPPQVILLGDIFNLLIGGISSCKNDNLDIIKALDDLALKIEIIYFEGNHDFNLTKLFNNVKIIKNQPILATYNNKIFAISHGDIFLPIITQIALRFLRFNFVIFILNLLNILSFDKIYQKICNQQKVKKLYKKLDFFKKLMEFRIKKYKSFFIKKGVNIDYIIEGHFHQGDEYCLENIKYKNLEAFANDRSFFILEYGFIKKYNLPRKE; encoded by the coding sequence ATGCTTGTATTAAAAGAAGGAGCAATTTTTATAGCCGATGTGCATTATGATAGCACTAGGCTTGATTTTGTAGATTTTATAGATTTTTTAAAAAAGACTAATCCACCACAAGTAATACTTCTAGGAGATATTTTTAATCTTTTAATAGGTGGAATTTCAAGTTGTAAAAACGATAATTTAGATATTATAAAAGCATTAGATGATTTAGCTTTAAAAATAGAAATTATTTATTTTGAAGGAAATCATGATTTTAATTTAACTAAGCTTTTTAACAATGTAAAAATAATTAAAAATCAACCAATTTTAGCAACTTATAACAATAAGATTTTTGCTATATCTCACGGAGATATATTCTTGCCAATCATCACTCAAATAGCTTTAAGATTTTTAAGATTTAACTTTGTAATTTTTATATTAAATTTATTAAATATTTTAAGTTTTGATAAAATTTATCAAAAGATTTGCAATCAACAAAAGGTAAAAAAGCTATATAAAAAATTAGATTTTTTTAAAAAATTAATGGAATTTAGAATTAAAAAATATAAAAGTTTTTTTATAAAAAAAGGCGTAAATATTGATTATATAATAGAAGGGCACTTTCATCAAGGAGATGAGTATTGCTTAGAAAATATAAAATACAAGAATTTAGAAGCTTTTGCAAATGACCGAAGTTTTTTTATACTAGAATATGGCTTTATAAAAAAATATAACTTACCCAGAAAGGAGTAA